CGATCGTGGCCTATCACCAGCCCGTCACCCGCGCCGAGATTGAGGAAATCCGCGGCGTCTCGGTCAGCCGGGGCACGGTCGACCAGTTGCTGGAGCTGGAGTGGATCCGGTTCGGCCGGCGCCGGGTGACGCCGGGCCGCCCTGTCACCTATGTCGTGACCGAGGAATTCCTCGATCATTTCGGGCTGGAGAGCGCGCGCGACCTGCCGGGACTCAAGGAATTGCGCGCGGCGGGATTGCTCGACAGCCGCCCCATGCCGGGACGCGACGAGGACGACGAGGCCGAGGGCGGGCAGGGCGAGATGTTCGAGGACGAGAGCTGACGCGTCGCGTTGCCGGCCGCACCGCCGCAGGTGCCTTGCCGTGCGCCCTCCAGGCCGCAGGAACGCGACTTCCGTTCGGAGGGCACCCGCCCTATGATATGGGAGCGCCCCGGTGCCCGTTGGGCGCGGGCGGTCGCGCAAGGGAGACGAGGGAGCGATGATCATACCCCCGCATCTGGTCGTGTTCGGGCTGAAGGTCGCCGCCGCACGGATGGCCTACAAGGGCATCGAGGCCGGCGTCGACATGGCCAGCCGTTACCACGCGCAGCAGGCGGCTGCGCGCGGAGCGGACCCGCAGACGGCGGAAGCGCGCGCGCGGCGAACGGCCCGCACCGTCAAGGGCGCGCTCCGCGTCGCGCGGCATGTGGGCCCGGGCCTCAGGCCCAGGCCCTGAGCCTCACTCCTGCGGCAGCGTCGCCGCGTAGCGCAGCACGTCGGCGGCCACGCCCGGCCCGAAGGCGCGAAGATTGATCATCCACACCCCCGGATGGGCGTTGAGGATCTTGTTCATGACCTCGTCCGGCAGGTCCGAGGCCTCGGTCCCGACGAAGGCATCCTCTCCGGGGCCGCCCCAGTTCAGTTGCCGCCCGTCGAAACCGTGGCAGGCCGCGCAATTGGTCTGGAACACCGCCCGGCCGTTATCGATGTCGCCGGCGACGATCTCGCGCGTCGAAAGGTCGACATATTTCGACATGTCGATCTGCCCGCGCGAGACGAAGGCGGCGAGCCAGCCAATTTCCTCGTCGCCGATCATTTCTTGCGTGTAGCCGTGCAGCGGGGCGCGCAGCAGCGCGATGATCTCGCCTTCGTCGCGCCCGATGGCGCCGTCGATGCCCTTGATCCCGGTGTAATCCTCGCCGGCGCGAAAGATGCCGGTCGCGCCCTTGTAGTCCCAGCCGTGGCAGGTGACGCAGCGCCAGGTATCGGCGCCCGATTTCGTCGCCGTCGCCGGGTAGGCGGGATGGGTGAAATAGACGGGTTCGGGCCGGTCGAGCGCCGCCCACCACTTGTCATAGATGCGCCCGCCGGCGGCAAGCATCCAGGCCTCGGTCGGCTTGGCGGGTGCCTCGTAGGCAAAATCGCCGGCCTGATCCTCTTCGTTGTAGTCGTGATGGTCGTCGTCGCTTGCGGCCAGCGGCGTGGCGACAATTGCGAGCGCAAGCGCGCCGGCAGCGGCCCCGAAACTCAGGTTGAACATGCAATACTCCCCCACTTTTGCCCGGGTATTCCCAGCCCCGGTAGAGGGTCAGCGTAAGCCGCCCCAATACGTGCGCGCAAGAAAATTGCCAAAAAGGGAATGCCTTGGAAACAAAGTTGCAATTGTTGGTTGAGGCTCTGCGACCGACGATCGCGTTTGGGGCGGTCATGCGCGCCCGGGCCCGTCAGGCGCTGTGGAAATGCTTGGAGAGTTTCAGGCCCTGGCCCTGGTAGTTCGACGCGATCCCGGCTCCGTAGAGCGCATCGGGCCGCGCGGCCATGCGCTCATAGACCAGACGGCCCACGATCTGGCCGTGTTCCAGCACGAAGGGCGCCTCGTGGCAGCGCACCTCGAGCACCCCGCGCGAGCCGGTGCCGCCGGCCGCGTCATGGCCGAAGCCGGGGTCGAAGAAACCCGCGTAGTGCACCCGGAACTCGCCGACCATGGCGAGATAGGGGGCCATCTCGGCGGCACAGTCGGGCGGGATATGCACGGCCTCGCGGCTGACGAGGATGTAGAACGCGCCCGGGTCGAGGATGATTCGACCCCGCGTGGTGCGCACCTCTTCCCAGAACTCGGTGGGGTCGTGCGCGCCGACGGCCGCAAGGTCTATCACCCCGGAATGCGGCTTGGCGCGGTAGCCGACGAGGTCGCCCTCGCCGGGTCGCATGTCGACGGAGAAGCCCAACCCCTCGGAAATGACCGCCGGCCCGCCGGTGACAAGGCGCATCTCCTCGTGCAGGGCGGCGAGTTCGCCGTCGCCGAGGATGGCCTGGCCGCGGCGGAACCGGATCTGGTTGAGCCGCAGGCCCGGTTTCACGAGAACCGAGAAGGAGCGGGGACAGATCTCGGCATAAAGCGGGCCGCGATAGCCCGGCCGGATCCGGTCGAACTCGACGCCGCCATCCGTGATCGCGCGGGTCAGCAGGTCAAGCCGGCCGGTCGAGCTCTTGGCGTTGGCGACGGCGGAGATGTCCTCGGGCAGAGCGAGGCGTTCCATCAGCGGCACCACGTAGACGCAGCCCTTTTCCAGCACCGCGCCATCGGTGAGGTCGATCCGGTGCATCTCGAAATCGCCGAGCCGCTCAGCGACGCTGCGGCCTTCGCCGGCAAGGAACGAAGCGCGGACGCGATAGGCGGTATCGCCCAGGCGAAGGTCCAGTGAGGCCGGCTGCACCTGGCCGTCGGCCAGGGGGGCATCGAGGCCGATGCCGTCCGCCTCGACGAGGGCTCGGATTTCCCGATCTGGCAACACGCCGGTGCCGGTCATCGCTTCTCCCCGTGCCGTGCCCGGCCGGGACGGCGGCCGGGGCCGGACACATCACCGCCCGCGGCCATGGGCGGGCACGCGGGCGGATGTGATAATGGTCGGGCTAGCAGGACTTGAACCTGCGACCTTCCGTCCCCCAGACGGACGCGCTACCAGACTGCGCCATAGCCCGACGTGGAGCGCTTCATACCATGTCTGACGCCGGGGGCAAGCGTCAAAACCCATCTCAGCCGTCGCGGCCGGACGCGGGCGTTTGCGCCTTCATTCGCGCGTCGAGTGCGCGCAGCCGGTCGAGCGCCCGGTGCGCCGTGCCGTGGTCGGCCACAAGGGCGCGGCGCAAGGCGGGGCTGCGACTCCATGTCCGCAGGGGCGGCTCGGTCGGGGCGAAGGCCGGGTCGGTATCGGCCGGATCCTCGCGGGCGATGTCCGTTCCCAACGGCCCCCGGGCCGCGGGCGTTTCAGGCTCCGGTTCGGGCTCCGGCTCCGGCGGCAGGAACGCGGCGTCAGGTGCCGTGTCCGCCGAGGGAGACTCGGGGGCCGCTTCCGCCGGTGTGGGGGCGGGCGCCATTTCGGTCGGCGCGGGATCGACCCGGTCGGCCTCGGTTTGCGGTTCGCCGGCGCTGGGCGCGGGGTGGCGCCGGAAGGTGGGCATCGGCTCGGTGTCGTCGGGCGAGTCGCCGTCGCCCGCAGCCGCCGGTTCGGCCTCGGCATCGGACGGCGCGGGCTGGTCCGCCTCCGCGGCCTCCGGGGTCGACTCCGGGGCGGGAGGGGGCTCCGGGCTTTCGGCCTGCCGCTCGCGCCGTTGGGCGGGAATGAACTCGAGGCCGGGCAGCATGGCTTCGTCCGGCTCGGGCGTGACCCCGCCGCCAAAGGTCACGACGTTCGACTCTTCCACCTCGGCCTGGGCATCTTCCTGCATCGGCGCTTCGGGCGTGTCCTCTTCCGCAAGCGCGGCGGGAGGCGCACCGTCGCCCCGGTCGGCCCGGCCCTCGATCACCACGGCACCGCCATCCTCGATCGGCGGCGACAGGTCGGCGACGAACTTCACTCCTTCTTCGCGCAGGATTTTCTGCACGCCGCGGATCGTCAGCCCGTCTTCGTGCAAGAGCTTCTTGATCCCGCCCAGGAGCATCATGTCCGAGGGCCGGTAATAGCGCCGACCGCCGGCACGCTTCACCGGTTTGATCTGCGTGAAGCGGCTTTCCCAGAATCGCAGGACATGCGCCGGGGTGTCCAGCCACGTCGCCACCTCGCTGATCGTGCGGAAGGCCTCGGGGGATTTTTCCATCGCGTCCGGCCCTAGCCGGTCCGTCC
This genomic window from Rhodovulum sp. ES.010 contains:
- the scpB gene encoding SMC-Scp complex subunit ScpB; this encodes MTERDTEREDSLFEAPPMAEQERMVEAILFASAEPLRVAELNARMPHGCDAAEALTHLKRRYEGRGVRLVRVGESWAFRTAPDLGFLMQKETVETRKLSRAAIETLAIVAYHQPVTRAEIEEIRGVSVSRGTVDQLLELEWIRFGRRRVTPGRPVTYVVTEEFLDHFGLESARDLPGLKELRAAGLLDSRPMPGRDEDDEAEGGQGEMFEDES
- a CDS encoding cytochrome c — encoded protein: MFNLSFGAAAGALALAIVATPLAASDDDHHDYNEEDQAGDFAYEAPAKPTEAWMLAAGGRIYDKWWAALDRPEPVYFTHPAYPATATKSGADTWRCVTCHGWDYKGATGIFRAGEDYTGIKGIDGAIGRDEGEIIALLRAPLHGYTQEMIGDEEIGWLAAFVSRGQIDMSKYVDLSTREIVAGDIDNGRAVFQTNCAACHGFDGRQLNWGGPGEDAFVGTEASDLPDEVMNKILNAHPGVWMINLRAFGPGVAADVLRYAATLPQE
- a CDS encoding 2'-deoxycytidine 5'-triphosphate deaminase — its product is MTGTGVLPDREIRALVEADGIGLDAPLADGQVQPASLDLRLGDTAYRVRASFLAGEGRSVAERLGDFEMHRIDLTDGAVLEKGCVYVVPLMERLALPEDISAVANAKSSTGRLDLLTRAITDGGVEFDRIRPGYRGPLYAEICPRSFSVLVKPGLRLNQIRFRRGQAILGDGELAALHEEMRLVTGGPAVISEGLGFSVDMRPGEGDLVGYRAKPHSGVIDLAAVGAHDPTEFWEEVRTTRGRIILDPGAFYILVSREAVHIPPDCAAEMAPYLAMVGEFRVHYAGFFDPGFGHDAAGGTGSRGVLEVRCHEAPFVLEHGQIVGRLVYERMAARPDALYGAGIASNYQGQGLKLSKHFHSA
- a CDS encoding MerR family transcriptional regulator, which gives rise to MEKSPEAFRTISEVATWLDTPAHVLRFWESRFTQIKPVKRAGGRRYYRPSDMMLLGGIKKLLHEDGLTIRGVQKILREEGVKFVADLSPPIEDGGAVVIEGRADRGDGAPPAALAEEDTPEAPMQEDAQAEVEESNVVTFGGGVTPEPDEAMLPGLEFIPAQRRERQAESPEPPPAPESTPEAAEADQPAPSDAEAEPAAAGDGDSPDDTEPMPTFRRHPAPSAGEPQTEADRVDPAPTEMAPAPTPAEAAPESPSADTAPDAAFLPPEPEPEPEPETPAARGPLGTDIAREDPADTDPAFAPTEPPLRTWSRSPALRRALVADHGTAHRALDRLRALDARMKAQTPASGRDG